In Pyrus communis chromosome 1, drPyrComm1.1, whole genome shotgun sequence, the following are encoded in one genomic region:
- the LOC137747980 gene encoding uncharacterized protein: MRFKISNLTLLPPKTLYPLTPKSHMASLLTAAESQIRTRTLHSAPPQDLDESLCSDHHQQQEEQQQQTFAVTTPLRCLTGESRIERAWAHWSKLGRPKLIVAPMVDNSELPFRMLCRKYGADAAYTPMLHSRIFTESEKYREQEFTTCKEDRPLFVQFCANDPEVLLEAAKKVEPHCDYVDINLGCPQRIARRGNYGAFLMDNLPLIKSLVENLVQNLNVPVSCKVRIFPNLEDTIKYARMLEDAGCSLLAVHGRTRDEKDQKKVRANWDAIRAVKNALRIPILANGNIRHMDDVRDCLEATGADGVLSAESLLENPALFAGFRTAEWAAENEETKKDGTLDQADLLVEYLKLCEQYPVPWRMIRAHVHKMLGEWFRIHPHIREDLNAQNRLTFEFLYSIVDRLRELGAGIPLHLKETTAATVSANGSDT; this comes from the exons ATGAGATTCAAAATCTCCAATCTAACCCTTCTCCCTCCCAAAACCCTATATCCCCTAACCCCTAAATCTCACATGGCCTCTCTTCTCACCGCCGCAGAATCCCAAATCCGAACCCGAACTCTCCATTCGGCCCCACCGCAAGACCTCGACGAGTCCCTCTGCTCCGACCACCACCAACAACAAGAAGAGCAACAACAGCAGACCTTCGCCGTTACAACGCCGTTGCGCTGCTTGACTGGCGAGTCGCGCATCGAGCGGGCATGGGCTCACTGGTCGAAACTGGGGCGGCCCAAACTGATTGTGGCGCCAATGGTGGACAACTCGGAGCTCCCGTTTCGTATGCTCTGCCGTAAGTACGGGGCCGACGCCGCCTACACGCCGATGCTCCACTCTCGCATTTTCACCGAGAGTGAGAAGTACCGGGAGCAAGAATTTACCACTTGCAAG GAGGACCGTCCATTATTTGTTCAATTTTGTGCCAATGATCCCGAAGTTTTGTTGGAGGCTGCAAAGAAAGTGGAGCCTCATTGTGATTATGTCGACATTAATTTGGG GTGTCCTCAGCGTATTGCGAGGAGGGGGAATTACGGAGCTTTTCTAATGGATAACCTTCCTCTTATAAAATCTCTGGTAGAGAACTTGGTTCAAAACCTGAATGTGCCTGTGTCGTGCAAAGTCCGAATCTTTCCAAATTTAGAGGATACAATCAAGTATGCTAGGATGCTTGAGGATGCGGGTTGCTCACTTTTGGCTGTCCACGGCCGGACCAGAGATGAGAAAGACCAGAAGAAAGTCCGGGCCAACTGGGATGCCATCAGGGCCGTCAAGAATGCTCTCAGAATCCCCATCCTTGCCAATGGTAACATCAGGCACATGGATGATGTTCGTGACTGTTTGGAAGCGACTGGTGCTGATGGGGTGCTTTCCGCGGAGTCTCTTCTTGAGAATCCAGCTCTCTTTGCTGGGTTTCGAACTGCTGAATGGGCAGCTGAGAATGAAGAAACTAAGAAAGATGGGACACTGGACCAGGCAGATCTTTTGGTGGAGTATTTGAAGCTTTGTGAACAATACCCTGTGCCTTGGCGGATGATTCGTGCTCATGTGCACAAGATGCTGGGTGAATGGTTCCGAATTCATCCACACATAAGAGAAGATCTCAATGCACAAAATAGACTCACTTTTGAATTTCTTTACAGTATAGTAGACCGGCTGAGAGAGCTGGGGGCAGGTATTCCACTTCATCTAAAAGAAACTACTGCTGCAACTGTTTCTGCAAATGGGTCGGACACTTGA
- the LOC137712686 gene encoding protein IRX15-LIKE-like — protein MKNNINTKLILLHPYIQKQGSSNRLWLLAFMSLFTLAFLLTIVYTSGLYAYSSTSTTTTTTIPAPTITATNNAAPQLPTTVINTLLHYASKSNDTFKMSYADIKPISDALRKCSTPCNFLIFGLTHETLLWKALNNNGRTVYIDENRYYAAYMEEKHPEIDAYDVQYTTKLKETEELIAVAKEQIRNECRPVQNLLFSECKLGINDLPNHVYEVEWDVILVDGPSSGWPDAPGRVMSIFTSGVLARSKKGGNGKTHVFVHDFGGTEVMVAGNEFLCRENLVEVTETMGHYVVERMDESSFQFCRNQTTSVSSAAKNSSASSSSASA, from the coding sequence atgaagaacaatatCAATACAAAGCTGATCCTTCTCCACCCTTACATCCAAAAGCAAGGAAGCTCTAACCGCCTATGGCTTCTGGCCTTCATGTCACTATTCACACTCGCCTTCCTCCTCACAATCGTCTACACAAGCGGCTTATACGCGTACTCATCCACCAGCACTACTACAACAACCACAATCCCCGCCCCAACAATAACTGCCACTAACAACGCCGCTCCACAGCTGCCCACCACGGTCATCAACACCCTCCTCCACTACGCATCAAAATCCAACGACACGTTCAAAATGTCGTACGCAGACATCAAACCCATCTCTGACGCGCTCCGAAAATGCTCCACCCCATGTAACTTCCTCATTTTCGGACTCACCCATGAAACCCTACTCTGGAAAGCCCTAAACAACAATGGTCGCACCGTCTACATCGACGAGAACAGGTACTACGCCGCCTACATGGAGGAGAAGCACCCTGAAATCGATGCCTACGACGTGCAGTACACGACGAAGCTGAAGGAAACGGAGGAGCTGATCGCCGTGGCAAAAGAGCAAATACGCAACGAGTGCCGGCCGGTGCAGAACCTGCTTTTCTCCGAATGCAAGCTGGGGATCAACGACCTGCCGAACCACGTGTACGAGGTCGAATGGGACGTGATCTTGGTGGACGGGCCCAGCAGCGGGTGGCCGGACGCGCCAGGGAGAGTGATGTCCATATTCACGTCGGGGGTGCTGGCGAGGAGCAAGAAGGGCGGGAACGGGAAGACGCACGTGTTTGTACATGACTTTGGTGGGACGGAGGTGATGGTTGCTGGGAACGAATTTTTGTGTCGGGAGAATTTGGTGGAGGTGACGGAGACGATGGGACATTACGTGGTGGAGAGAATGGACGAGAGTAGCTTCCAGTTCTGTCGCAACCAAACGACGTCGGTTTCGTCAGCAGCAAAGAattcttctgcttcttcttcttcagcatCGGCTTAA
- the LOC137720143 gene encoding uncharacterized protein, whose protein sequence is MGKKENIANVVKRARTITNYIYNHGWLLAKMVEFCKGEIICPAITRFATNYIALDSLLKKKAGLKQLFTSDDWANHNFSRSNAGRIVESIVLDHAFWTQSEHVCQLFEPLYKVLRIVDTEVYPTMRAIYELMWVVNEDLERKHGARWVIKIIDDRWYKTLYHDLHAAAEWWIMCGTDAPTVRKLAIKVLSQTASSSACERNWSTFALIHTKQRNRLAHSRLEKLVYCYYNMKLQIRDKEVEIDHVDRGDPLDVFDIVVEDDDTKGNQLYQWIRPLHLDDDEGNPALRVAEEARNERINVERVLEEEVGSSNADSFKELFSSTRSGDSPTTGGGNDEGYSGAGGSGGYGNYVGPPLGFMSPFTGEANFTHATLDEDHGSRRA, encoded by the exons ATGGGGAAGAAAGAGAATATTGCTAATGTCGTAAAAAGAGCTAGAACAATCACAAATTATATTTACAATCACGGTTGGTTATTGGCAAAGATGGTTGAATTTTGCAAAGGAGAAATTATTTGTCCAGCTATCACTCGATTCGCCACCAACTATATTGCATTAGACAGCCTACTTAAGAAGAAAGCAGGGTTGAAGCAACTATTCACTAGTGACGATTGGGCCAACCACAATTTCAGCCGCTCAAATGCAGGTCGTATAGTGGAAAGTATAGTGCTTGATCATGCTTTTTGGACTCAATCAGAACATGTGTGCCAACTGTTTGAACCTCTTTACAAAGTTTTACGGATCGTTGACACAGAAGTGTATCCTACTATGAGGGCAATATATGAGTTGATGTGGGTAGTGAATGAGGACTTGGAAAGAAAACATGGTGCAAGGTGGGTCATAAAGATAATTGATGACCGATGGTATAAAACATTATACCACGATTTGCATGCAGCAG CTGAATGGTGGATCATGTGTGGGACTGATGCACCAACTGTGAGAAAGTTAGCAATCAAAGTATTATCACAAACAGCTTCCTCATCTGCTTGTGAAAGAAATTGGAGTACATTTGCACTCATACACACAAAGCAAAGAAATAGGTTGGCTCATAGTAGGTTGGAAAAATTAGTTTATTGCTACTACAACATGAAGCTTCAAATTCGAGATAAGGAAGTAGAAATAGATCATGTCGACCGTGGTGACCCACTAGATGTGTTTGATATTGTTGTTGAAGATGATGATACAAAGGGTAACCAACTTTATCAATGGATTAGACCTCTTCATTTAGATGATGATGAAGGCAACCCAGCTCTAAGAGTTGCTGAAGAAGCACGTAATGAAAGGATAAATGTAGAAAGAGTATTAGAGGAGGAGGTGGGATCTAGCAATGCTGACTCTTTCAAAGAACTTTT CTCTAGTACAAGATCAGGAGACTCACCTACCACCGGAGGTGGGAATGATGAAGGATATAGTGGAGCTGGAGGTAGTGGTGGATATGGAAACTATGTTGGACCACCTCTTGGATTTATGAGCCCTTTCACTGGTGAGGCAAACTTCACGCATGCAACACTTGATGAGGACCATGGCAGTAGGCGGGCATGA